The Chitinophagales bacterium region GAAATATTTTTACATTGATATACCTTTTTCAGCACTTCTTCTGGTTTTCCAGCGTCGTACCGGAGCACATCGGGGACACCATCTACCATTAATAATAGCGTTAGGCTTTGCCAGCCATTCATGGTTTTGTTCACATTTCCATCGGAGTTTGGTTTTGTTATTTGTATACGTTGAGGATAGACAAAGACCACCTCTTTTTTTTGCCAGATCCTGCATATCATGTATGGTATGCTTCTTCTTGCCTGCGCAGTATGGGCACCAGGATTGGTTAAAAATGATATTTACCGGTTTCGCTTCCCACGTATGCCCGTTCCTGCATTGCCATTTCAGCGGAGTATGTGCTCGGCTATACTTTAAAGAGAGACAAACGCCGCCCCTGTCTTTAGCAACGCGCTGCATTTCAGCGATAGAATGATTATGTCTTCCGGCACAATAGGGGCACCATGTTCCTCTCTTAACGGCAATGGGTATAGCATCCCAGATATGACCGTCTTCGCATTGCCAAGTGATTTTGGTGTCGTTGGTTACAAATACTGATGACAGTAGTTTTCCTCCTCTTTGCCTCGCAATCTCCTGATATACCTTAATATCAGTTCTGCGTTTGTCTGCCGCAACCCGATCAGCACATCGTTTGCACCACCTACCCTTCTGTATTTGCTTCGGAGTTGTGCTCCAGTAGTGTCCCCGTTCGCATTTAAAGTGTAACTTGGTTGTGAAGGTTATATAACGGTTTGACAGGCAAGTTCCGCCCCTGCTTTCCGCAACGGCTTTTAAGTATTGTAATTTTTCCTGCTTCCACTCGTCTTTAGCGCATTGACTACACCAACCACCTTGCCTTACAATTTCAAAGGTTCTTAAAAAAACATGTCCGTTTTCGCATCTCCACGTGAGTGCTGTTGTTGGATTAACATATTCCTGGCTCAGACATTTTCCACCTAAGGCCTGAGCATAGAATTTCATATCACTAATATCATAGAGATGTGCCATTATCAGAATCCTTTTCTAATTCTTTATCAGGCTTCGTGCTTTTCTTAACGTGGGTTTCATTTTGCTTGTTCACTCTGGATTTTTCTATTTCCTTATGCGAGCTAGAAACCTATTGTATATTGATTATCACGCTCTAAAGTCTAGGTAATTTTATCGGCAGTTCGGGAAGGTATTTAGCCATTATGTAATCACTGTTAAAACCTTCAGTAAATCTTATCGTCCCGCTCCATGATTAGAATGTTTCTTCGCGTGTGTTCAAGATAAGCATAAATAGAATTTAAGTCCATGGAGAATATTTTTCTTATCAGCCTGAGAAAAAACGTATTCTCCCTTCATCACGTAACCTTTGCAGTGTTGTTTTGCTTTTGATGCGGAGTTTTCCATTGCCTCGGAAGCTGAAACCCAGCGATCTTCTTTGATCTCGTGTTTTTCTTTGAGCATTATTATCTAAATTAAGTTTCGTGAGGCGAAGAGAATTGAGAAATCCTCATTGAGTGTGGATGATACAAGACGAGGGTTTGTAATAGTTATCCTTTATCCTAACGTGGTACCATTGTGGTACCCAAATAAAAAAAAGCCGAACATTTCTATCCGGCTTTCCTCTCTGTTGCGGAGGCAGGACTCGAACCTGCGTCCGCCTCTGGCGGATATGAGCACATCCCTGAATATTTAATCTTGGTATTTCTTCCGTATTAATGAGTGAATAAATTCCCGCCCAACACCCGATTTTAAAAATTTTTCTCTTTGCATTGCGTGCTTTTTATTGTCATATTCTTCTGTTATTAAAACTTCCCATGGTCTATATCTTATCGCCCAATCTTTGGTGCCCAGTTCATTATGTGATTTTAGTCTTGCCATTAAATCTGAAGTGAAACCTGTATAGGTTTTGTGATACTGCCTCGAAAAAAGAACATATACTGTAAACACAATCCACAATAAAAAATCCTTCGGGAAAATCGAAGGATTTTGTTGCGGAGGCAGGACTCGAACCTGCGACCTTTGGGTTATGAGCCCAACGAGCTACCGCTGCTCCACTCCGCGATATAAGGGTGCAAAGGTAAGGTGAAAGTTTCAGTTTGCAACCGTTTGATAATATTTTATGTGTTAAGTATCTCTCTTGCAATTACCATCTTCTGGATCTCTGAGGTGCCCTCCCCTATTGTACACAGTTTGGAATCACGGTAAAATTTTTCTACCGGAAAGTCTTTGGTATAGCCATAGCCACCAAAAATTTGCACGGCATCGTTTGCAATTTTAACGCAGATTTCAGAGGCATAATATTTTGCCATGGCTGCTTCCTTGGTCATTTTTTCACCGCGGTTTTTTAAATCAGCGGCATGATGGGTAAGCAATTCGGCCGCATTGATCTGCGTAACCATATCTGCAAGCTTGAAGCTGATGCCCTGGAAGTTTGAAATAGGCTGATCGAACTGGTAACGCTCTTTCGAATATTTTAAAGATGCCTCATAAGCTCCCATGGCGATGCCCAGTGCCAGGGAGGCGATGGATATCCTGCCTCCGTCCAGTACTTTCATAGCCTGCCTGAAGCCTTCCCCTGTTTTACCAAGCATATTTTCCTTTGGCACCCGCACATTATCAAAAATTACCTCCGCCGTTTCAGAGGCACGCATTCCCAGCTTATTCTCTTTTTTTCCACCCTGCAGACCCGGTGTTCCCCGTTCTACCACAAAGGCAGTGCTGTTATTTGATGTTCTCGGCTCACCGGTTCTTGCAATTACCACGTATACATCACCGGATCTTCCATGAGTGATCCAGGACTTGGTTCCATTAATTATCCAGTCATCACCATCTGGCCGGGCAGTACATTTCATATTTCCGGCATCACTTCCCGTATTTGGTTCCGTTAATGCCCATGCTCCCAGTGCTTCTCCCGATGCAAGACGCGGAAGGTATTTAGTTTTTTGTTCTGCATTCCCGAACGTTAATATATGACCGGTGCAAAGTGAATTATGCGCAGCCAGCGACAGACCGATGGATCCGCACACCTTTGATACTTCCGAAATAACAGTAATATACTCATGGTATCCCAATCCCGCACCTCCATATTCCTCCGGCACCAGAACTCCCATAAGGCCTGTTTCACCAAACTTCATAAAAAGCTCTCTTGGAAAAGTCTGGGCTTCATCCCATTCCATCAAATGAGGCCTTATCTCTTTCTCACAAAAATCACGCACAGTTTGTCCAATCATCAATTGACTATCGTTCAGTTCAAAGCTTATACCTGGTGCTGCTGCAGCTTCATGCATATTAAAGTTTTTTTCAAAAATAAAAAGAATCCTTTAGAGGTGCAGGGTTATAGTTCAATATATGGAATAATCTTATAGTATAAATCATCAGAAACTGCATCTACATTTTTCAGCTGCTCAAGTGAGGTAAAAGCTCCATGCTCCTGGCGATAGCTCACAATGGTATTGGCAACCGGATATTTAAAATAGGGGTGTTTCTTAAGCATGTCAAGGGTCGCGGTGTTAATGTTGATTTTTTCCACTATAGAAGTGTCAACCATTATGCGCCCTTTTATCTCTTCAAATGTTTCCGGCAACAATCCGTACACTTCCAGTAATTGAGCACTGCTGTAAAAGCCGCCTATCCTGTTTCTGTATTTTATAATGCGGGAAGAAAGTACGGATCCAATGCCAGGGAGCAAATCCAGCTGTAATGAATCTGCCGTATTCAGATCAAGTAAAGTTGTTTTTGTGAAGGTCTTTACAGATTTAATTTCGGAAGTAAATACTTTATTGGCGCCCGGAGTAATATCAGCAGTTCTATTTCTGTTTGGTATTTGAATATAAGGACTTAGTGACTCATATACTTCATTGCTTAATCCATAAATTTTTTTTAGATCCTCTTTCCTGAAAAATTTACCTCCTTTGGAACGATACTTTAATATGGTTCCTATTACCCTGTTATCTAGTCCTAATTTCTTAAAATTTTCTGCGGAAAGAGTATTTGGATCAAAGAAAAAAAATACCGCATTTGCACTTTTTTCATTTTTGAATGCCGGTTTGCGATCCGGTTCGAGAGCCGTCTCCCGTGATGAATTATACTGTTCTTTTGATTCTTCAGCTAATACTTTTTTTTCAAAAGAATCTATTTGATTTTTGAATGGTGTAAAGTCAGGGGCCTTTTCACGATAAAATAAAATTGCCACCTGTGGAAAAAAAATTATAAGAAGAATTGCAACCAATAAAATGATAAGCCCGTTCCGTTCCCAGCGGGTAAACATGAGATATTCCCGTGCAAATTTCTTCCACATACAATGCCTCCTATATAAATGGCATTTTTCAATACGATACAATTCCCACCCATCCGAATATAAGCATTCTCTTAATATTGTTTTAAAAAATATAAATAAAATATTAAAACAGCACTATAACTCTAATTTTAAACCGTCGTAGGCAAGATAAATTCCGGGAGGCAAACTTGCAGAAGTTTCATTATGCAGTCCAAGCTGATGGCTGATATGTGTAAGATATGTTTTCTCAGCACCTATTTCTTTGGCTAAAGAAATGGCTTCTTCCAGGCTAAAATGAGAAATGTGTTTTTCTTTTCGTAAAGCATTCAAAACAAGTATTCGCGTTCCTTTTATTTTTTCTTTTTCTTTTTCATGGATCAGATTTGCGTCGGTGATATAGGTAAAACCGCCAAATCTATAACCAAGCACAGGCAGCTTAAAATGAAATACTTCAACCGGAACCACCTCCAGTGATTTTACAAAGAATGATCGCGAGTCAACTGTTTTAAAATTGATTCGTGGTATTCCAGGGTAATCTGCCTTCTTATCAAAGGCATAATGATATTCCACATGCAATGCATCCTGCACTTTAGACGTGGCATACACATCCATAGGTTTTTTTTGAAAATAATTGAATGCCCGAATATCATCTAGGCCTGCAGTATGGTCTTTATGGGCATGTGTAAGCAGGATGGCATCCAATGTTTTTACGTTTTCGCGCAACATCTGTGTCCTGAAGTCAGGCCCGGCATCAATCACTACCTGATGTCCCTCAAATTCAATGAGTGCTGATGTGCGTAAGCGTTTGTCTTTTTCATCCGGCGATGTACACACTTCACACGGACAGGCAATAACGGGAACACCCTGCGACGTACCGGTGCCTAAAAATGTAACTTTCAAAGCTTAACCTTTTCTGATTTGGCCTCTTTCAAAAATTGTGAAGCCCGTTCACTTAACAGCGATTCATCAATATCCGTCTGTGACAAAATATCAAGCAAACTATTGATCCTGGATTCAGTATCTAGATATTTATTGATCACTATAACTTTCTTATTTTCAAGAATACAGTATCCTGATTTAAAAGTTCCCTTTTCATAGCGCACTGCATAACTACATTCCCGGAAAAGTTGTTCTAATTTTAATAATGTGGCGGCAGAATATCTGAACATTGTCCTAATTTTGAAGACCTCAAAAAGCTAACAGCAAATATAGAAGATTGAGTAAGAACGAAGCTAATCTCCTTAACTATTTATACTTAATTCCATGAATAAAAGCATCCTTATTTTTTCTGTTTTATTTATTGCTTTCATGAATATTAAAGCTCAGGATCCTGCTTTAAAATTTCACGCAGGAGCAGTTGCCGGATTAAACTTTTCACAGGTGGATGGTGATGACTGGGCAAGTTATAATAAAGTCGGTCTGAATGCCGGATTTATTTCGGAGGTTCCTCTGTCGAAGCACTTTTTCGTTTCTGCTGAAATACTGTATTCGCAAAAAGGAAGCAAAAGCCCCACTTACAAAGGTGTTCCGCTTACATTTAAATGGAAATTAAACTATGCTGAAATACCGGTGCTGATTAATTTCCAGGAGAAGAAAGCAATAAACTTCGGCGCCGGTCTATCTTATGCACAATTGCTGAAGGCCCGTGAATTTATCGAGCAACTGGAACAGCCAGATCCAACTGTAGGCATCGGCCGAAGCGATATTGACATACTTGCCAATGCGAATTATCTGATCACAAAAAATTTTCAACTTAATGTACGATTTGCTTACTCAATTTTCGCAATCGGCCATAGAGAAAACAGCAATTTTAAGCGGCATGCATTGTATAACAATTTACTTTCAGCAAGGTTAATGTGGATTATTTAAACTTTACACCGTATAATTAATATCCATCAGTCTCCTTAAAGTTCCATCGGCGGTAGTTCTTATATCTTTCAATTATTTAATTAATCCAAACCATTCCGAGAGTAAATCAATTGTATTAAAAGATTTCAAAGATCTGGACGTAGATATAAGGCTATTTGAAAACCTGAAAAATTGATCTGAAAGCAGCAAATAAAATTGTTTGTCAAAAAACAGGTTGGCAACCGATTTTTCATTAATTAATCTTGCACTCTCAATCGCTTTTATGCAACAACTTCCTGCCACTGACCAGATGTATAATGCCTTAGTAAATAAAGACAGCACCTTTGAAGGGATTTTTTTTGCAGGTGTAAAAACTACTGGAATATTCTGCCGTCCTACGTGTCCTGCTAAAAAGCCAAAGCCCGAAAATGTAGAATATTTTTCTTCAGCGAAAGAGGCCCTTCTTTACGGTTACAGGCCATGTAAAGTGTGTGAACCGCTATTGCTCAATGGCGAAGAACCTGCAGAAATTAAAAATCTTCTTAATGAGCTGCATCAGGCACCACACGTAAGGATTAAAGCTTCTGACTTGCGTGATAAAAAATTAGATCCTGTTAAAATTGCAAGGTGGTTTAAAAAAAATATGAGCATTACGTTTAATTCTTATCAAAAAAGTTTACGGCTCGTACACGCGTATGGAAAAATCAGGCAGGGCGAAAAAGTGACAAGTGCTGCGTATGATAGCGGGTATGAATCGTTAAGCGGTTTCGCCGGTTTATTCAAGAAGCATACAGGGTTTTCGCCGGTTAAAAGCATACACCATCATATCATCTCGATAATCCGGATTCCAACGCCGCTTGGGCCCATGTGTGCCGGAGCAACCGAAGATGGTATTTGCCTTTTGGAATTTGCAGATCGCAGGATGCTGGAAACTCAATTTAAAAGGATTGAACGAATATTTAATGCGAAAGTAATTCCCGGAACCAATACTCATCTTGAGAAGCTGACAAGTCAACTGAATGAATATTTTAATGGTACACGAAAAAGCTTTGATGTTCAGCTATTGCTTAAGGGTACATCCTTTCAAACAAAAGTATGGGAAGCATTGCAGACAATTCCTTATGGGAGTACCGCTTCGTACCAGTTTCAGGCAAAGCATATCGGGAATGCCAACGCAGTGCGTGCAGTAGCCCGCGCAAATGGTGACAACCGGATTGCTATTATTGTTCCATGCCATCGTGTAATTGGTTCAAATGGCATGCTAACAGGTTATGGTGGCGGATTGTGGCGAAAACAATACCTGCTCGATTTAGAGA contains the following coding sequences:
- a CDS encoding GIY-YIG nuclease family protein, producing MFTVYVLFSRQYHKTYTGFTSDLMARLKSHNELGTKDWAIRYRPWEVLITEEYDNKKHAMQREKFLKSGVGREFIHSLIRKKYQD
- a CDS encoding acyl-CoA dehydrogenase; translation: MHEAAAAPGISFELNDSQLMIGQTVRDFCEKEIRPHLMEWDEAQTFPRELFMKFGETGLMGVLVPEEYGGAGLGYHEYITVISEVSKVCGSIGLSLAAHNSLCTGHILTFGNAEQKTKYLPRLASGEALGAWALTEPNTGSDAGNMKCTARPDGDDWIINGTKSWITHGRSGDVYVVIARTGEPRTSNNSTAFVVERGTPGLQGGKKENKLGMRASETAEVIFDNVRVPKENMLGKTGEGFRQAMKVLDGGRISIASLALGIAMGAYEASLKYSKERYQFDQPISNFQGISFKLADMVTQINAAELLTHHAADLKNRGEKMTKEAAMAKYYASEICVKIANDAVQIFGGYGYTKDFPVEKFYRDSKLCTIGEGTSEIQKMVIAREILNT
- a CDS encoding helix-hairpin-helix domain-containing protein; the protein is MWKKFAREYLMFTRWERNGLIILLVAILLIIFFPQVAILFYREKAPDFTPFKNQIDSFEKKVLAEESKEQYNSSRETALEPDRKPAFKNEKSANAVFFFFDPNTLSAENFKKLGLDNRVIGTILKYRSKGGKFFRKEDLKKIYGLSNEVYESLSPYIQIPNRNRTADITPGANKVFTSEIKSVKTFTKTTLLDLNTADSLQLDLLPGIGSVLSSRIIKYRNRIGGFYSSAQLLEVYGLLPETFEEIKGRIMVDTSIVEKININTATLDMLKKHPYFKYPVANTIVSYRQEHGAFTSLEQLKNVDAVSDDLYYKIIPYIEL
- a CDS encoding MBL fold metallo-hydrolase, which produces MKVTFLGTGTSQGVPVIACPCEVCTSPDEKDKRLRTSALIEFEGHQVVIDAGPDFRTQMLRENVKTLDAILLTHAHKDHTAGLDDIRAFNYFQKKPMDVYATSKVQDALHVEYHYAFDKKADYPGIPRINFKTVDSRSFFVKSLEVVPVEVFHFKLPVLGYRFGGFTYITDANLIHEKEKEKIKGTRILVLNALRKEKHISHFSLEEAISLAKEIGAEKTYLTHISHQLGLHNETSASLPPGIYLAYDGLKLEL
- a CDS encoding PorT family protein; amino-acid sequence: MNKSILIFSVLFIAFMNIKAQDPALKFHAGAVAGLNFSQVDGDDWASYNKVGLNAGFISEVPLSKHFFVSAEILYSQKGSKSPTYKGVPLTFKWKLNYAEIPVLINFQEKKAINFGAGLSYAQLLKAREFIEQLEQPDPTVGIGRSDIDILANANYLITKNFQLNVRFAYSIFAIGHRENSNFKRHALYNNLLSARLMWII
- a CDS encoding bifunctional transcriptional activator/DNA repair protein Ada, which gives rise to MYNALVNKDSTFEGIFFAGVKTTGIFCRPTCPAKKPKPENVEYFSSAKEALLYGYRPCKVCEPLLLNGEEPAEIKNLLNELHQAPHVRIKASDLRDKKLDPVKIARWFKKNMSITFNSYQKSLRLVHAYGKIRQGEKVTSAAYDSGYESLSGFAGLFKKHTGFSPVKSIHHHIISIIRIPTPLGPMCAGATEDGICLLEFADRRMLETQFKRIERIFNAKVIPGTNTHLEKLTSQLNEYFNGTRKSFDVQLLLKGTSFQTKVWEALQTIPYGSTASYQFQAKHIGNANAVRAVARANGDNRIAIIVPCHRVIGSNGMLTGYGGGLWRKQYLLDLEKNSLQLSLQMH